Proteins co-encoded in one candidate division WOR-3 bacterium genomic window:
- a CDS encoding CocE/NonD family hydrolase, with protein MRRISYHLFPALFLLFLIPLGSLYSFIKFNFMVPMRDSVRLATTVYLPTTFPPPYPTLFNRTPYDERDLDSIFAYLLCDFKGYALVIQNLRGYHGSEGEPMVFLTDGWGDLRDGYDAIEWLLSQGWCSGIIGMYGASAHGMTQYLAAGTRPRVRCFAPIVAGPSMYHYVAYNGGVFRKALVETWLSGVGTPWLIDSVANHPNYSPFWEVVDLTTRWDSAPYPMFHITGWFDLYTDGQLLAFSELQARFRNQKLFCGPWGHGGAWGSRRQGELTFPPNAEMSEEEQIMEVVRWYDYWLRGDSTGIMEEPKVRFYLMGDVTTPDTSLWNRWVLADTWPLPQVVEKRYYLQPGGILDTTLPSPSPPDSFFYDPRNPCPTIGGREYIGIPGGYGPRDQRPIEARSDVLVWTTSPFPSPVMVCGKLRLILFGASNRLDTDWVVRVSDVYPDGRSILLTDNILMARKRHGLDREDLLTPYEVDTFEIDLWSTAYVFNTGHRLRVSITSSNYPRFERNPNTGAPFRRNDTLNTLVATNFIYHDPERPSHLLVPDASSYLPILSWTPNIRQIPIQIVSPARYLAFSFYLPKEEKVSLYLFDQTGRKVREIYKGFLSSGEHQFKENAKLSAGVYFLNLNIGEKNLMKKLVIIN; from the coding sequence ATGAGGAGAATTTCCTACCATCTTTTTCCTGCTTTATTTTTATTATTTTTAATACCTCTCGGCTCTCTCTATTCATTTATTAAATTTAATTTTATGGTCCCGATGCGGGATAGTGTCCGATTGGCAACTACCGTCTATCTCCCTACTACCTTCCCACCTCCTTATCCGACGCTCTTCAACCGAACTCCCTATGACGAGCGAGATTTAGATTCAATATTTGCTTATCTCTTATGCGATTTTAAGGGTTATGCGCTCGTTATTCAAAACCTACGCGGGTATCACGGTTCGGAAGGGGAGCCGATGGTATTTTTGACTGATGGTTGGGGAGATTTACGAGATGGTTATGATGCGATTGAGTGGCTTTTATCTCAAGGTTGGTGTTCCGGAATTATTGGAATGTATGGGGCATCAGCACACGGGATGACCCAATATCTCGCTGCTGGGACAAGACCTCGGGTTCGTTGTTTTGCCCCGATTGTTGCCGGCCCGAGTATGTATCATTATGTCGCCTATAACGGTGGCGTCTTTCGGAAGGCGTTAGTTGAGACTTGGCTTTCTGGTGTCGGCACACCCTGGCTCATTGATTCGGTCGCTAACCATCCTAACTATTCTCCCTTCTGGGAGGTTGTTGATTTAACCACCCGCTGGGACTCCGCTCCCTATCCGATGTTTCATATTACTGGTTGGTTTGACTTATATACCGACGGACAACTTTTGGCATTTTCGGAATTACAGGCGCGGTTTCGGAATCAAAAGTTATTTTGTGGACCTTGGGGACATGGTGGTGCCTGGGGAAGTCGCCGCCAAGGAGAACTCACATTCCCGCCCAATGCGGAGATGTCCGAAGAAGAACAGATTATGGAGGTGGTCCGTTGGTATGATTACTGGTTAAGAGGCGATTCTACAGGGATTATGGAGGAACCGAAGGTGCGATTTTATCTTATGGGCGATGTGACAACTCCGGATACGAGCCTTTGGAATCGCTGGGTTCTTGCTGACACCTGGCCCTTGCCGCAGGTGGTGGAGAAGAGATATTATCTTCAGCCGGGCGGAATTTTAGATACTACTTTACCTTCTCCATCACCGCCAGATTCTTTTTTTTATGACCCAAGAAATCCTTGCCCGACGATCGGTGGGAGAGAATACATCGGCATTCCGGGGGGATATGGTCCGAGAGACCAGCGACCAATTGAGGCAAGGAGTGATGTCTTAGTTTGGACGACCTCGCCTTTTCCTTCGCCCGTGATGGTTTGCGGTAAGTTGCGACTTATCCTTTTTGGTGCCTCTAACCGGCTTGATACTGATTGGGTGGTGAGGGTCTCGGATGTCTATCCGGATGGAAGGAGTATTCTTTTGACCGACAATATCTTAATGGCGAGAAAAAGGCATGGACTTGACCGAGAAGACCTCCTCACACCTTATGAGGTTGATACCTTTGAAATTGACCTCTGGTCAACTGCTTATGTCTTTAATACCGGTCATAGATTAAGGGTGAGTATCACTTCATCCAACTACCCAAGGTTTGAGAGGAATCCGAATACCGGGGCACCCTTTCGGCGAAACGATACCCTTAACACCTTAGTTGCCACTAATTTTATCTACCACGACCCGGAAAGACCTTCTCATCTTTTGGTACCGGATGCTTCTTCTTATCTCCCGATTCTTTCTTGGACGCCGAACATTAGACAAATTCCTATCCAAATTGTTTCCCCAGCGCGATACTTAGCCTTCTCTTTCTATTTACCAAAAGAAGAAAAAGTTTCCTTATACCTTTTTGACCAGACTGGTAGAAAAGTGAGAGAGATTTATAAGGGTTTTCTCTCTTCGGGAGAACACCAATTTAAGGAAAATGCTAAATTATCAGCGGGCGTCTATTTCTTAAATTTGAACATCGGAGAAAAGAATCTAATGAAGAAGTTGGTGATTATAAATTGA
- a CDS encoding outer membrane lipoprotein carrier protein LolA gives MLKIKMKFGLEMIVFSLLLSLSSLFGTQNLWLKIKEKYKKVNTIQGNFSQRVCSEAEGTCEEFQGYFYAQKPNLLRVEVKKPKKQLIIADGESLSISVEGKEVSKVPLTETPPFLLFFALLRDSFNVQVNPNKNRVLLQLTPVDTSYYSLFLGVNQKNLLIEEIRFEDWEGNRTEIFFTNLMINKRLSKKLFQRK, from the coding sequence ATGTTAAAGATAAAGATGAAATTTGGTTTGGAAATGATTGTTTTCTCTCTTCTTTTATCTTTATCTTCTCTTTTCGGCACTCAGAATCTCTGGTTAAAGATAAAAGAGAAGTATAAGAAAGTGAATACTATTCAGGGGAATTTTAGCCAAAGGGTCTGTTCAGAAGCAGAGGGAACTTGTGAAGAATTCCAAGGTTATTTCTATGCCCAAAAGCCAAATCTCTTACGGGTGGAAGTGAAAAAACCAAAAAAACAACTCATCATCGCCGACGGCGAATCACTCTCTATTTCCGTTGAGGGAAAAGAAGTGAGTAAAGTTCCCCTTACTGAGACCCCACCTTTCCTTTTATTCTTTGCCCTCCTTAGGGACTCTTTTAATGTTCAGGTAAACCCGAATAAAAACCGGGTCCTACTCCAATTAACACCCGTTGACACTTCTTACTATTCCCTCTTTTTGGGAGTTAATCAGAAAAACCTTTTAATTGAAGAAATTAGATTTGAGGATTGGGAAGGAAATCGGACGGAAATCTTCTTTACCAATTTAATGATTAATAAAAGGTTATCCAAGAAACTATTCCAAAGGAAGTGA
- a CDS encoding PaaI family thioesterase — translation MVNKDLVKSSDYCFACGKKNPIGFHLEIKEEGEGVKTTWQMRREYEGYQNIAHGGIIATLLDEMCAWACRKKGYLALTGELKVRLKRPLTVGESVKITGRILEKKKNLLLCRSEMRNERGELVAFAEAKMVL, via the coding sequence ATGGTCAATAAGGATTTAGTAAAGTCAAGTGATTATTGCTTTGCCTGTGGGAAAAAAAATCCCATCGGTTTTCATTTAGAGATAAAAGAGGAAGGCGAAGGGGTGAAGACAACCTGGCAAATGAGAAGAGAATACGAAGGCTATCAAAATATCGCCCACGGTGGTATCATCGCCACCCTCTTAGATGAGATGTGTGCCTGGGCTTGCCGGAAGAAAGGTTATCTCGCCCTCACCGGCGAGTTGAAAGTCCGGTTGAAGAGACCGCTCACCGTTGGAGAAAGTGTCAAGATTACGGGACGCATCCTGGAAAAGAAAAAAAATCTTCTCCTCTGCCGGAGTGAGATGAGAAACGAAAGAGGAGAACTGGTCGCCTTCGCCGAAGCGAAGATGGTCCTTTAG